The following proteins come from a genomic window of Planctomycetota bacterium:
- the rplE gene encoding 50S ribosomal protein L5 produces the protein MPRLMTRYDKEILPELAKKLGRDNRHSLPKLEKIVVNMGVGSAVTEKKHIEDAVAALTQITGQKPSVRKARKAISNFRLREGLEIGAKVTLRGTRMYEFLDRLVSLALPRVRDFRGLPRNAFDGRGNYSLGLSEQLVFPELNPDKFTRPQGMNITMVISGHNDDESREMLRLFGVPFKAEGAAEEEAKQKKK, from the coding sequence ATCCCGCGCTTGATGACGCGCTATGACAAGGAGATTCTCCCCGAGCTGGCCAAGAAGCTGGGCCGCGACAATCGCCACTCTTTGCCCAAGCTGGAAAAGATCGTGGTGAACATGGGTGTCGGCTCGGCGGTGACCGAGAAGAAGCACATCGAGGACGCCGTCGCGGCGCTGACCCAGATCACCGGCCAGAAGCCGTCGGTTCGGAAGGCTCGCAAGGCGATTTCGAACTTCCGCCTGCGGGAAGGCTTGGAAATCGGCGCCAAGGTGACCCTCCGCGGCACGCGGATGTACGAGTTCCTCGATCGTTTGGTCTCGCTGGCCCTGCCGCGAGTCCGCGACTTTCGCGGCTTGCCGCGCAACGCCTTCGACGGTCGGGGGAACTACAGCCTGGGCCTGTCCGAACAGTTGGTGTTTCCAGAGTTGAACCCCGACAAGTTCACCCGCCCGCAGGGCATGAACATCACGATGGTGATCTCGGGGCACAACGACGACGAGTCTCGCGAGATGTTGCGGTTGTTCGGCGTGCCGTTCAAGGCCGAAGGCGCCGCCGAAGAAGAAGCCAAGCAAAAGAAGAAGTAA
- a CDS encoding type Z 30S ribosomal protein S14, translated as MASKSKIAKAKTKPKFSTRQVSRCQLCGRPRAVYRKFKLCRICLRKLGDQGLIPGLKKASW; from the coding sequence ATGGCCAGTAAATCGAAGATCGCCAAGGCCAAGACCAAGCCGAAGTTCTCCACCCGCCAGGTCTCGCGCTGTCAATTGTGCGGCCGGCCGCGGGCGGTGTACCGCAAGTTCAAGCTGTGCCGGATTTGCCTGCGCAAGCTGGGCGACCAAGGCTTGATCCCCGGTCTGAAAAAAGCCAGTTGGTAA